A window of Polyangiaceae bacterium genomic DNA:
TGACGTGCGCTCGTCGTGCAATGAGGTATTGCCAACATTGCGTCACGGGCGGGGAGTGAGGAGAGGTCGAGTTCGTTACCGATAGGCAAGGATGGCGAATCGGAGTAACATCGAGCGCGACATGAAAGTCACCAAAGTAACCCTGTCGGAGTTCAGCGCGTTCAAGGCGACCACGCTCGGGCCGTGCACCGGCATCAACGTGTTCCTCGGTACGAACGCGAGCGGGAAGTCGCACGCCATGAAGGCGCTTTACGCGCCCATCAAGACGATGGAGCAAACCGACAGCACCATCCCGCTCGATGCTCGTTTGCACGAAAAGCTGGCCAAGGTGTTCCGACCCGATGATGGTTTCCTCGGGCGCCTCGTTCGCCGGCGCAAGGGGTCGGGGCAAGGGCGCATCGACATTCAAGGGACGACGGGAACGTTGGCGTCACGCTCTACACGCGCGGGAAGAAGAAGATAGATGTGTGGGCGGATTCGTGGAAAACCGAGGAGCCGACGATTTGTTGCCGACGCGCGAAGTGCTCGCCATGTACGAAGGATTCATTGCAGCCTACCAAGCGCGCGAGATATCGTTCGACGAGACATATTACGATGCTTGCATAGCGCTCAGTCAATCCGTGTTGCGAGGCCCGCGGTCGGAGCAAGCCCAAGCGCTCATCGCGCCGATTGAAGTCGCGCTCGGGGGCAAAGTGGCACTGCAGGGCAATCGGTTTTACGTCGTGCGCAAAGATGGGGTCATGGAAGCGCACCTGGTTGCCGAGGTCTGCGCAAAATCGCGTGCCTGGCACACTTGGTGCTCAATGGTTCCCTCACGACGAACGGCATTTTATTTTGGGATGAACCCGAAGCGAACCTGAATCCGCGTCTCGTGTCGCTCGTGGTCGACATCTTGGTGGAGCTTGGCAAGCGCGGGGTGCAGATGTTCGTCACAACGCACGATTACCTGCTCGCGCACAAGCTGTCGCTGCTATCGGAATACGACAAGCACCCCGACGTTCCGATTCGATTTTTCGCATTCCATCGAGACGGAGAGCATGAGCCGGTGCAGGTTTCACCTGGGAGGACGCTGGCGGATTTGCCGGACAACCCCATTTTGGACGAATTCACGAAGCATTACGACCTCGAACGAAGGCTGTTCGACGAAAGCGTGTCGGGAGCGTCCACATGAGCGCCACGCATCCCGAGAGCCGCCTCGAATTCACGTTCAGCGACGATTGGCGGGTCATCAAGTGGGACGATCATCCCGCGTTCAAGAATGGTTTGTGCAAAGCGGGCGACACCAAGAGCGTGGACTTCGTCGGCGTCCTTTTCAATGCGCCGTGGCTCATCGAGGTCAAGAATTTTCGCCAGTATCGTATCGAAAACAAACCACGCTTATCGAGTGGCGCGCTGGCGAAAGAGGTAGCAGACAAGGTTCGCGATTCCATCGCGTCGATGACGTGGGCGTGCAGGCGCGCTCCGCTCGACGAACGGGACTTGGCGCCGTTCGTGCGAAGTATTTTCGGCTGGAAAGAACGAATCTGCGTCGTATTGTGGCTCGAGGAAGACCGCATCATGACGGCGGCCCAAGCTTCGGCAATGGCCGAGACGATCAAACGCGAGCTGACGTGGCTGAACCCCAAAGTGCTCGTCATGTCCCGTGACCTGGCGGAAAAGAAGCCTTGGCAAGGCATCTCCGTGGCAGGCGGAAGCTCGGGCCCCAAATAATTCGCAGGACCCAAGACCCCCTCGCCCGTTTCCACCCCACGTCACAGCATCGAGCACATGGCCGATCCGCCGGACTTGAGCCGCGCGAACTTGAGCGTCGTGCTGCCAGCGCTGTCGAACCATGCCCACACGACGTCGCCATTCAAGTGCACGCGGAACGGATCGTCGCGACGTCCCCACTTCGCCGTCGCAATCGTCAGCGGCCCCTCGAGGAAGTTGCCGCTCGCACCAACGCGGCCAAGGTAATACGTGCCGCCCGTCGGCGCCGACGTCCAACCGACCACGTATTGCTCGGTCGCGTCTCCCGACGGTTGCCACCGCGCAATCGACGAGTTGGCCTCGTTCACGCCCGTCGTATTCGTCAGCCATACGATCGGCCCCAGCGTCTTGTCGTTCGCAATGCCGACAAACCCGATGTCCTGGTTCATCGTGGACGTGTTGTAGGAATTCTGGCCCTTCACGGCCGCATTCTGGTGACCGTTGAACACGAGCTTCCAACCCGCCGCAGCCGGTGCCGCGCTCCCGAGCTCCGTGGCCACCTTGCCATTGCAACCGGCATTGAAATCTCGAACTTTTCGTTCGTTGTTGTTGAGGTAAATGCCGCCGATCGAATCGGTCGAGAAGTTGCTGCCGGTCGTGCCGGGGTAGCAATCGGTCGCGCAAATGGGCAGCGTGATCCCCGCCGCCGGACTGAAACGCAATAGCTCGCTCATGCTGTGCGAACAGCCCCACGTCCAACCATTGGTTTGCGCACCAGTCGCCGCGGCGACGTGGATCAATTGATCGCCCTCGTGACCATAAGCGAAGTAATTCATGTTCGTACCGTGCACGTGATAATACGCGCTGTACTTGCCCGCGCCGAACTCCAAACGGCTTTCGCCGATACCAAAATCGGTCGGGCCGACATTGCTGTTGTCGAGAGCCGTGGAGAACATTTGATTGGCGTCCTTGTCGTAACGACGCACGACCATTTGATTCATCGGACTGTCCGCGCCCTTGTAGTCCCACAAAAGCGCGCCCCAATGGCCATCACCTTCGGCAGCAAGGCCGCGCATGATGAACACCCCAAGGTCGTACGTCGCGACGAGCTTGTCGTCCTTGTCGAGCCGCGCGACGCGTGCTCGAGGCGCCGCATACGAGCCGGTCGTGTAGCCGACAGGCGTACCGCAATCGGCAAAAGGCACGGTATACACGGGCGATATGCCGAGCGATCCAAGCGCCCAAATGCGCCAATTGCTGTCGCCGCTCGCGACCCCCGCAGGCGTCGTCACGTCGACCGTGACCAAACGCTGATCGAGCGTCGTTGGCGGAGGTGGAGGGCAATCGTTGTCGGCTGCGTACATGCAGCCCATGGGGCAGCAGCCGTCTCCATTGACACATGCCGTAATCGGCGGATACGTACACACCGCATTACACATCGCAGCACTGCCGCTGAGCACGTTCATCGTGCATGCATCGCCATCGTTGCAACTCGTCGGGCAACTCGCAGGCGGATCCACAAACCTCATCGCCCTCGATAACACCATTGCCACACGTCGGCGGCATACCACTCGATGACGAGGACGATGATGACGACGAGGACGAAGATGCGGATGATGACGAGGATGAGCTGCCTCCCGACGAGCTGCTGCTCGATGACGAAGACGACGCTTCGCCTCCGGACGACGAGGACGCATTCCTGACGAGGACCCATTGCCCCCGGCTGAAGACGAGTTGCCGGACGACGTATCGCCTCCCGAGGACGACGTGTCACCAGCGCCTCCCATTCCCCCAAACTCACCGTTGTTGGGGTCGCTGATGATGCCCGTACAACCGTTCGACATCACGACGATGACGCCGAAGGCGAGCGTACCTGCAGCGACGTTACGCTCGTGAAGACCATGTTTCATAGCTCGTTTCATGAAGAATACTCCTTCATTCGTTGCCCAAGAAATG
This region includes:
- a CDS encoding ATP-binding protein; its protein translation is MLNGSLTTNGILFWDEPEANLNPRLVSLVVDILVELGKRGVQMFVTTHDYLLAHKLSLLSEYDKHPDVPIRFFAFHRDGEHEPVQVSPGRTLADLPDNPILDEFTKHYDLERRLFDESVSGAST